One Alicyclobacillus acidoterrestris DNA window includes the following coding sequences:
- a CDS encoding sugar ABC transporter ATP-binding protein, which produces MNGLVVKGLSKSFDTVQVLKEISFTLLPGEIHALVGANGAGKSTLINVLSGLFTAYEGTIEIDGTPITLHNPAAAHLAGIRTLHQEFDVSLFPSLSAAENLLLQTRIGMGTPWVFPPRGVTPRLKQQLEIIEGGTIPLDERVSNLRLADRQKLAIAIALDERARFLIFDEPTASISPDQADHLLTVLKQLRARGMGILYVSHHLNEVFRIANRISVLRDGRLVDEFSVSEEERQSAWLRDRTIRAMLNKEVMDLYPARRRKPAAAAPLVTIRNLTTPTGVTNVNLEIYPGEVVALTGLVGAGKTELVRALFALDPVTSGEISWEGKTIVRHTPRTMIRRGTGFVPEDRHHQGLHLNHSVLENLSLPFLQGVRGFAGGVSRARERALGETLKQAVGLVAPSLAIEARGLSGGNQQKVVFAKWLQIATKLLILDEPTKGVDVGARSGIYRLIRDMAERGVSVLMATSELDEAIGNADRIMVMHRGRIVYETSEDIGSDALMSYATGGKGGMLRG; this is translated from the coding sequence TTGAATGGATTGGTTGTCAAAGGCTTGAGCAAATCGTTTGATACAGTTCAAGTGCTGAAGGAGATTTCGTTCACCTTACTGCCCGGAGAGATTCACGCGCTCGTTGGGGCCAACGGCGCCGGAAAGTCTACGTTGATCAACGTGCTCTCTGGGTTGTTCACGGCGTACGAAGGGACCATCGAGATTGATGGCACCCCCATCACTTTGCACAATCCGGCTGCGGCTCATCTGGCTGGCATTCGAACACTGCATCAGGAATTTGATGTGAGTTTGTTTCCGAGCCTTTCCGCAGCCGAAAATTTACTGTTGCAGACTCGGATTGGAATGGGCACGCCGTGGGTGTTTCCGCCTCGTGGCGTGACCCCGCGTTTGAAGCAACAATTGGAGATCATTGAAGGCGGCACGATACCGCTCGATGAGCGGGTTTCCAATTTGCGGCTGGCGGATCGTCAGAAACTGGCCATTGCGATCGCGCTGGATGAGCGTGCTCGCTTCCTGATATTTGACGAACCTACGGCTTCCATCTCTCCAGACCAGGCGGATCATTTGTTGACGGTCCTCAAGCAGCTCCGTGCGCGAGGGATGGGCATTCTGTACGTTTCGCACCACTTGAATGAAGTTTTTCGGATAGCGAATCGCATATCCGTGCTGCGTGACGGAAGGCTGGTCGACGAATTTTCTGTTTCGGAAGAGGAACGCCAATCAGCGTGGCTGCGTGACCGCACCATCCGGGCGATGTTGAACAAGGAAGTGATGGACTTGTATCCTGCGCGTCGGAGAAAGCCTGCCGCTGCGGCGCCTTTGGTCACAATCCGCAACCTGACAACGCCTACGGGTGTGACCAACGTCAATCTGGAGATTTACCCAGGTGAAGTGGTTGCGCTGACCGGATTGGTTGGCGCTGGCAAGACGGAGTTGGTGCGAGCTTTGTTTGCCTTGGATCCAGTGACCTCCGGCGAGATTTCCTGGGAAGGAAAGACAATCGTACGACACACGCCGCGGACCATGATTCGCCGCGGTACTGGCTTTGTCCCTGAAGACAGGCACCATCAGGGGCTGCATCTGAATCATTCCGTGCTGGAGAATTTGAGCTTGCCGTTTTTGCAAGGGGTCAGGGGCTTTGCCGGAGGGGTATCCCGGGCACGTGAAAGGGCATTGGGCGAGACGCTGAAGCAAGCAGTTGGATTGGTGGCCCCCAGCTTGGCGATCGAGGCACGCGGACTCAGCGGAGGGAACCAGCAAAAAGTCGTGTTTGCGAAATGGCTGCAAATTGCAACGAAATTGCTGATATTGGATGAACCTACCAAAGGCGTGGATGTGGGTGCCCGGTCCGGTATCTATCGGTTGATTCGCGACATGGCTGAACGAGGCGTGTCTGTCTTGATGGCTACCTCTGAATTGGATGAAGCGATTGGTAATGCGGACCGCATCATGGTGATGCACCGGGGGCGAATTGTGTACGAAACAAGTGAGGACATTGGGTCCGATGCGTTGATGAGCTATGCAACAGGTGGGAAAGGAGGCATGCTCCGTGGCTGA
- a CDS encoding ABC transporter permease codes for MADVPIVSEPAQSVAKRVVADPKFLLGKYGTVAIFVFIIITFSILRPKFLTVSDFADILVSTSITFFISLGVMSSLVVNGFDVSIGSVASLASMVAAGLMVLHKAPLWIAIVVPLAVGAAVGLVNALFIVRFKMPDLLVTLGMMFAVDGIQQTYSNGENIYPQMALSSGKTAPGTFWPGFNYIASGKLFGVPFPIILTVIIGAVMFYLFEKTRWGRQFYATGDNPEASRIAGIPVHRYRAFAYVLSGALAAVGGIVLASLLGSGENEAGAPYLLNAVTATYMGFSVWGLNRANVVGTFVGALFLSVLLTGLTMLNVPYTAQNIFQGGLLILAIAFTAFSNRKRQA; via the coding sequence GTGGCTGACGTACCGATCGTATCAGAGCCCGCGCAGTCCGTCGCAAAGCGAGTCGTTGCCGACCCTAAGTTTCTGTTAGGCAAATACGGCACGGTGGCGATTTTTGTCTTCATCATCATTACCTTTAGCATCCTTCGCCCAAAGTTTCTGACCGTCTCTGACTTCGCCGATATTTTGGTGTCGACGTCCATCACGTTCTTCATTTCCTTGGGCGTGATGTCATCACTGGTGGTGAATGGATTCGACGTCTCGATTGGTTCCGTCGCCAGCCTGGCGTCGATGGTCGCGGCCGGGCTGATGGTTCTGCACAAGGCGCCGCTTTGGATCGCGATTGTTGTGCCGCTGGCAGTGGGTGCCGCCGTCGGATTGGTCAACGCCCTATTCATTGTCCGCTTCAAAATGCCTGACCTGTTAGTCACCTTGGGGATGATGTTTGCCGTGGATGGTATCCAACAAACCTATTCGAATGGTGAGAATATTTATCCACAAATGGCGTTGTCTTCGGGGAAAACGGCACCAGGCACGTTCTGGCCAGGTTTCAACTACATTGCGAGCGGCAAGCTGTTCGGCGTACCGTTCCCGATTATCCTGACCGTCATCATCGGCGCCGTCATGTTCTACCTATTCGAAAAAACGCGTTGGGGGCGGCAGTTTTACGCCACTGGGGACAACCCGGAAGCCTCACGGATTGCGGGCATTCCGGTGCACCGTTATCGAGCCTTCGCATACGTGTTATCCGGGGCTTTGGCAGCAGTTGGCGGCATTGTTCTGGCATCTCTGCTTGGATCCGGCGAAAACGAGGCGGGGGCTCCCTATTTGCTGAATGCTGTGACCGCGACGTACATGGGTTTTTCCGTCTGGGGGCTGAACCGAGCCAACGTTGTCGGAACGTTCGTCGGCGCGCTGTTCCTTTCAGTGTTGCTCACCGGGCTGACCATGTTGAATGTCCCGTACACAGCCCAAAATATTTTCCAGGGTGGGTTACTCATTCTAGCCATCGCTTTTACTGCGTTTTCCAATCGTAAACGGCAGGCATAA
- the mtnK gene encoding S-methyl-5-thioribose kinase, whose translation MSYQALDEQTLVEYIRRTPESAKWFPSEQSLETSDLADGNMNLVFRVRAVAAPDGPSVIVKQALPYARSVGESFGVPLDRIRIEAGALQIEATYCPDWVPKIYLYDPDMHALVMEDLHQHLVMRRGMMKQIKYPHCATHLGTFLARSLFYTSDLYLSSETKKKMACEFANPALCKVTEDLVFTHPFMQHPENRYSRSLEAYVLEFQADEELLAGVLQLREKFMSQSQALIHGDLHTGSIMVNQAETKVIDPEFACYGPMGFDIGSLAGNFALSYISQAYHASSQASCHAYQAWIVSTLQQIWEVFEQTFCSLWDEEAVLWKNDTYKKAYVVSLLQDTAGFAGVEMIRRVLGLAHVADLDSIADEQVRAPLERAALTVAARLIRTRRKLQTPEDVIGCMFD comes from the coding sequence ATGAGCTATCAGGCACTTGACGAGCAGACACTTGTTGAATACATCAGGAGGACTCCAGAATCTGCAAAGTGGTTCCCTTCGGAACAATCTCTGGAGACCTCAGATTTGGCCGACGGCAACATGAACCTTGTGTTTCGAGTCCGAGCGGTCGCAGCGCCAGATGGACCATCCGTGATTGTAAAGCAGGCCCTTCCGTACGCCCGGTCAGTGGGCGAAAGCTTCGGCGTCCCGCTTGACCGAATTCGAATTGAAGCGGGCGCTTTACAGATTGAGGCAACGTACTGCCCGGATTGGGTGCCAAAAATTTATCTGTACGATCCGGACATGCATGCGCTCGTCATGGAGGACCTTCATCAACACCTCGTGATGCGTCGTGGAATGATGAAGCAGATCAAATACCCTCATTGTGCCACGCACTTGGGGACATTTCTTGCGCGTTCCTTGTTTTATACATCCGATTTATATCTATCCTCGGAGACGAAAAAGAAAATGGCGTGCGAGTTCGCGAACCCGGCATTGTGTAAAGTGACGGAAGACCTGGTGTTCACCCACCCGTTCATGCAGCACCCCGAAAACAGATACAGCCGCAGTCTCGAGGCGTACGTGCTGGAATTTCAAGCGGATGAAGAATTGCTCGCAGGGGTTCTCCAGCTGCGGGAAAAATTCATGTCGCAATCCCAGGCATTGATTCACGGTGATCTCCACACGGGTTCCATCATGGTCAATCAGGCGGAGACCAAGGTCATCGATCCTGAGTTCGCTTGTTACGGCCCCATGGGATTTGACATTGGGTCTTTGGCGGGGAACTTCGCCCTCAGTTACATTTCGCAGGCCTATCACGCCTCCTCACAAGCATCCTGTCATGCCTACCAGGCTTGGATTGTCAGCACGCTCCAGCAAATCTGGGAGGTGTTTGAGCAGACGTTCTGTTCGCTGTGGGATGAAGAGGCGGTTTTGTGGAAAAACGACACCTACAAAAAAGCTTATGTCGTGTCCCTTCTTCAGGATACCGCAGGATTTGCAGGTGTTGAGATGATACGGCGTGTGCTCGGCCTGGCTCACGTTGCGGACTTGGACAGTATTGCGGACGAGCAGGTACGGGCGCCGTTGGAGCGTGCTGCGCTGACGGTCGCGGCGCGTCTGATCCGAACTAGGAGGAAGCTGCAGACGCCAGAAGACGTAATTGGGTGCATGTTCGACTGA
- a CDS encoding MFS transporter, protein MKNKTGILILMCLSMLLSYVPWYNYSAVSGLLSKQYHINPFQSGLILSLFQLGYVIVVPFTGWLADRFGIKLVLITATFATFVFSMLFGLVSNGFLSILILRLLTGMAAGAIYAPGMSLLSNWFEPQRRGTAIGAYTGALTAAYAGGYFLAAPIAASFGWRAGIVWSSLPALIGAILLFWIKESPLQTQLSYDGAAPPVAALPRLSPGGGYAGPGIITLSYCGHMWELYSFWGWIGPAMVASVVMTGASLDHATRYGGILAAIIILIGAPSSYLWGIFADRVGRLRSILISLVCSGIGELLIGWTVHQAALMTLVGFWVGFWVIADSAQYKAGLTEMSEPRVRTTLLGFQSSIGYLMTVFGPTVFGAMVKNENHVVNSADAHVWWPAFSVLAVASLIGIIAALWLRKVPQAKFMNGVAQPDAPSGQ, encoded by the coding sequence ATGAAAAACAAGACCGGAATCCTCATTTTGATGTGCCTGTCGATGCTGCTCAGCTACGTTCCCTGGTATAACTACTCTGCGGTTTCCGGTTTGTTGTCCAAGCAGTACCATATCAATCCGTTCCAATCCGGGCTCATTCTTTCCCTCTTTCAGCTGGGGTATGTGATTGTTGTCCCCTTTACTGGATGGCTGGCCGATCGCTTCGGCATCAAGCTGGTTTTGATCACGGCCACGTTCGCTACCTTCGTCTTTTCCATGTTGTTTGGCTTGGTTTCGAATGGCTTCTTGTCAATTCTCATTTTACGCTTGCTGACCGGGATGGCGGCAGGCGCGATTTATGCGCCGGGCATGTCGCTGTTGTCCAACTGGTTTGAGCCGCAGCGCCGCGGCACGGCTATCGGGGCTTACACGGGTGCGCTGACCGCTGCCTATGCTGGCGGGTATTTTCTTGCAGCGCCCATCGCTGCCAGCTTTGGGTGGCGCGCGGGGATTGTCTGGTCATCGCTTCCTGCTCTGATTGGCGCCATCTTGCTGTTTTGGATCAAGGAATCCCCTTTGCAAACCCAATTGTCATACGATGGGGCAGCGCCGCCGGTCGCTGCGCTGCCTCGGCTCAGCCCGGGCGGGGGATATGCGGGGCCAGGCATCATCACCCTCTCGTACTGCGGACACATGTGGGAACTGTATAGTTTCTGGGGCTGGATTGGGCCTGCGATGGTGGCTTCCGTCGTGATGACCGGAGCGAGCCTGGACCACGCGACGCGATACGGGGGCATTCTCGCGGCAATCATCATTCTGATTGGTGCGCCATCGTCCTACCTGTGGGGGATCTTTGCCGATCGCGTCGGACGTCTGCGCTCTATTCTAATCTCCCTGGTTTGCTCTGGCATCGGTGAGTTGCTGATTGGATGGACCGTACATCAGGCAGCGCTCATGACCCTTGTTGGGTTCTGGGTGGGATTTTGGGTGATTGCCGACTCCGCGCAGTACAAGGCAGGACTGACCGAGATGTCCGAACCACGCGTCCGGACAACCTTGCTAGGATTTCAGTCCTCCATCGGATATTTGATGACCGTCTTCGGACCTACCGTTTTCGGCGCGATGGTGAAGAACGAAAACCATGTGGTGAATTCTGCGGATGCGCACGTGTGGTGGCCCGCTTTCAGTGTGTTGGCTGTAGCTTCCTTGATTGGCATCATCGCAGCGCTTTGGCTTAGAAAAGTGCCGCAAGCCAAATTTATGAACGGAGTTGCACAACCCGACGCACCAAGCGGACAGTAG
- a CDS encoding VOC family protein, which produces MSWSSFIASGMHENCNTALASTSTWIDHILHPVDRRVCVDVEPTLRRLGFHRIQEVSTTDALTNCTTFAAGNVLLQFVPTKSPFRSARATAEAGLASTRAHHRTPYIALGTDDIERKAVELREKGFRVSVSDPVPYVEIPCCDKVIRSKIVYVESASGPGIPCPCFVQWEPVDASHPQSVRPPLDQRAPRLREVAIAVENLPRVVEHWGVLTRSTPSESWIQSDIQAYCVRIPEQDEFITLCEPTGAGKIRDLLRIQGPQPFLFSFHQAPENRELELQGITLRMEKHAQR; this is translated from the coding sequence ATGAGTTGGTCATCATTTATCGCCTCAGGCATGCACGAGAACTGTAACACTGCGTTGGCAAGCACTTCTACCTGGATTGACCACATCTTGCATCCCGTGGACCGCCGCGTATGTGTCGATGTCGAGCCGACACTGCGAAGGCTTGGATTTCATCGAATCCAAGAGGTATCTACGACAGACGCACTCACGAATTGTACAACGTTCGCAGCCGGCAATGTGCTCTTGCAGTTTGTTCCAACAAAATCCCCCTTCCGGTCTGCCCGTGCAACAGCGGAAGCAGGCTTGGCCAGTACACGGGCGCACCACAGGACACCCTATATTGCCCTTGGGACGGATGATATCGAGCGCAAAGCCGTTGAACTGCGCGAGAAGGGGTTTCGCGTCAGCGTCAGCGACCCCGTCCCTTACGTGGAAATCCCTTGCTGTGACAAAGTGATTCGGTCGAAAATCGTCTACGTGGAAAGCGCCAGCGGACCTGGTATCCCTTGTCCTTGCTTTGTCCAGTGGGAACCGGTTGACGCATCCCACCCCCAATCCGTTCGTCCGCCGCTGGACCAGCGTGCGCCGAGACTTCGTGAGGTCGCCATTGCCGTCGAAAATCTCCCACGCGTCGTAGAACATTGGGGCGTGTTGACAAGAAGCACCCCGAGTGAAAGCTGGATTCAGTCCGACATTCAGGCGTATTGCGTCCGCATTCCCGAACAAGATGAATTCATTACACTTTGCGAGCCGACTGGCGCAGGCAAAATTCGTGACCTCCTGCGAATCCAGGGACCCCAACCCTTTCTCTTTTCCTTTCATCAAGCACCGGAAAACCGTGAATTGGAACTGCAAGGCATTACGCTGCGCATGGAAAAGCATGCGCAGCGCTGA